The Leishmania donovani BPK282A1 complete genome, chromosome 2 genome includes the window GGAAGGAGATGACATCCGCCACGGCACgctccgccgctgcgacaCTCCGAGCGGCAGCATGACCGCTaccgcctgccgcgccgccgttcATGCCAGcacaggaggcgctggcctGCTGGAGGGAGTGCAGCGCTGAGCCCACGACGGTGTGCACGAGTTCTGCCTTGCGacccagcagcggcgccacctctgcgAGAACGGCGCTGGTgaccaccgcggcgccgtAGTCGTCCATGCTGGCCGAGGCAGTGAGCAACCGCAGAGCCTCTGACGAGCTGCCGTCTAGAGCGGGGCTCGCCTCCTCACTACAGATGCTGAGCAGGATCCCGATCGCCTCGTAGAGCTCGCGGCGATCGCcgggctgcagctgcggcgctgtcgtGACGATGCTGTGCAGTGCGTTGACCATGTCCGCCGCGTAGGCGCCGAGCTGActcttcagcagctgcaacagGTAGCCGAATAAGTAGCAGATGCGGGCCCGTACACGGTCGCTGCGACTCATAACTCCGCacggctgcaggagcagccgcTGAAGCAGCAACGGGATGAACTCCGGGCGGTACGTGAAGAAGAGGTAGTAGCGGCCTAGCACTTCAAAGAAGGCCAGGTGCACACAGGTGGCCTCGCCACTGACTACCGCCTCCGTCGTCAggacacgctgcagcagctgcgtgatgGTGTCATTGGGGTCTTTGAGATTCTCAAGACGGAGAGACTCGCCGATCTCGTAGAGGTatcgcagcgccgcctccaccacctcgggATCCGTGAAGTCCGCGTCATCCTTCGCTGTGGACGCCCTtgttgcgccgccgccctcgctcaGCCGACTGAGCCCGGTCAAGAGAAGACTGTGAAGATGTGACATGACGAGGTCAGgccgacggcggtgcagcagccgcagcaggtTATGCAGCGTCTTCCGCTGATCAATGACCGTGTCGTCCCAGATGCGATTCTCGTCGTAGGCCACGCCGGGGATCCTTGTTTGGTGGAATAACGTCGCGAGCAGCTCCACGGCCTCGGACTCCAGCAGGTACGCACTCTTGAGATAGACCTGCAGAAAGGGTAGCAGGGCATCATGCACGTCGAACAGGTTCAGCTGCAGCACTAGAATCACCTGCCCAACGACGGCATGCAATGCGCCGGCGAGCCCGTCAAGAAGGTCAGCCGTGACGGTGAAGGGTTCGtcacgcagcaccacacCACTTACCTCAACCGTGGCAGCCGAGCGGGtggccggctgctgctgggcaaGCGACGCGCAAGTGTCAAGCAGGGAAAGAAACTGGCCGGCCACGGCCACGGCGAACTTGGCGGCCGCTTCCATGAaaagcaccgccgcctccgagGGTGGCGGGAGCTCGAACAGCGACATCATGCGTGGCACCGAGTCGACAACGCTCAGGGCGCGAAGGGATCTCATCTTTATGCCAGGCAGCTGCTTCTTCTCCACCAGCGATAACAGGCACTCACAGGCTGCCACCTGCAGGGGCGGCACAGTGAGGAGAAAGTGCAGGAGATGGATCCAGTTCTCCGTCATGAAGAGGTTCACATCGGCCCACTCAATGTAGGTTTGCATCACGCTCAGACACAGCCTTGCCATGTCGGGGTTGCGCGCACGGGCGTCGCTGAGGAGTATGTTGTACCACATATCTGCCGCCTTCGGAAGGACTCGTTCACGCATCGCGTCCTTCAACTCCATGTCGCgagcctgctgctgcttgccgcGCTCCTGTCGATCCCGCACACAGACAACACGCTCATCAATGTACTCGAAGATGCGCAACACGTAGATGGTCACAAGATCGGCGGTGGGGAGGTAGGGGCTCGTCGGGCGGCGGTCGAGCATCTCAAACAGATCGTCGAAAATCGACTGCCAGCGCGCTGGGTAGAACAGCTGCAGTCCCACCACCATCatctgtgcgtgcttgttGACGACATAGTCTATCGGCGTCACGGTCGGGGACGCGAAGAGGTACCGGTGAATGAAAGAGAGGAGCGTGTGGTAAAACTCCTGTGCCTGTTCGGCGTCCACCGTGGCCGCCAGCATCGGGAGGTGGTGCATGACCGTGTTGAAGGCCCAGAAGCACCGCAGCTCGTCCACCGCCTCGTTGCTGATGATGTGAAAACTCAGCTTCAGCCCCTCTGCGCTCTCACGGAGGTCCATCAGGTAGCGCTCCGCCTCGAGGCGGGCGCTGTGCGACACACTCGGGTCAAAGTTGTGcgtgagctgcagcgcctccgtaAAGTTCTCCGTGCGCGGCATGGCTGCGCCCCGGTGTAAGCAcaagaggggggaggaggacggagATGATGAGAGACCCGCGACAACACCCGTAAAGAGGAGCAAcgccggcgcacgcacgtgtgcaccgacacacacacacacacacacacacacgcccccccccaatgcggcgccgacgagcgCGCCAGACGGAGGGACGTCAGCAACCCACCAGAGGCGTGAACGCGTACAGCCAGCAGACGGAGCACGGAAGATGAAGACAGGGACACAGCAACCAAAGAAGAGCGGCCAAGAGGAAGAAAAATAAAAGCGAGCACCAACTGCGCCACGCGCCAGTGCAGAGCTGATTGAGCCGCACCCCCGAATATCTGTCGCCGTGGCTGCGCGTGCCCCGTGTCGAAAGAGGCGGTAAAGCTGCAGCGAGAAagggcagaggcggagagagacgtgTGCGGGGACGGGGACGGCAAGGAAGCCGACAACGTCGCGTGCACGTGTTGAGCCGCAAAGAGAGGAGATAGATGGAGATGAGCGAACACCACCGACTGTTACGCGCCTCTCGCTATTCCGCCGCCGGCCGTTGTTGCCGGCCTGCACGAGCCGTGGCGCCGGTTTTTCGCTCGCTTGCTTGTCGCTGCGACAGCCAcggcttcgccgccgccgaagccgAGTGCACAGGGACGGCAGCGAAAAGGGAGCTGGGCGTCACTCTTGATAGCAGCAGTGGGGGTACTGGTAGGGATGGTGGGAGAAGGGGTTGCGGGGATCGTTAGTTACAGATTAGTTTCGTTAACGGCGTCGTgtgcgcggaggcggcgctgtaGTGGTGGGCGGTAGATGAGGAGAGCTACGTGGTGGAAGGcgatgggggtgggggaggaggagaggagtggaggggggcctctcgctctccctctctgacACGCGGTGCCGATGTCTGCGTGCTACTCGCCgccacgccaccgctgcagcgaggGCGCAAACGGAAAAGGGTAGTGGTaggcggggagagagagacggcaaGAGGAAACGTTGCACGGAGAAGAGTGCCACGTGCTTGGTTCTCCTTCGCCGGATTGGTTTCTGTGACGCTGCCAGCCAGGGCGATGGGGAGGTTGGGCACAAGGTGGAGAAAACGGTCGATGGAaacaagagggagggagggagggcaaataataaaaaaaaagacaagatggacgcccacacacgcgcgcgcgcaggcgacGCTAAGGCATGGCCACGCCTGAGATGATGCGGCAGCATTGGGATGAGCGGATAGAGCGCTCGAAGGCGGGCACAGCATGTATCGTGCAGATGAAGGGGGGAAAGGGGGCAGAGCGCCCGACACACGGCAGGCCCCCAGTCTCAACGCAGTGTGCAAGTATTCTGCGCTAAGGGAACGCCGCAGCACTCACTCAACGGGTACCGTGTGCCAGATTTCGTTTCTTTCTCGTGAAGGCACAAAAGCAGACTGGCTGAAGAGCCTTTAAGCGTCCTCTTTTCCTTGTTCCTTCAGATTCCGTAAAGCTCGTGCGGCACATCAACGCAGCGGGGctttcaccaccaccaccaccagcgagagagcgagaggcactaccttccccccttccccgcaGACAAGCTCTACACGGACAACTCTGTAAAGCATAGCGCTCTCCCAGACCGCCACAGAGGCGCTCGCCCGCTCGTGCACTCGATCACCGCAAAACAGAGAAACGCACGTCACCACAGCGACGAAGACGGAGAGAAGGGCGTGTCCCAAGTCCCGTGCGACCGGCACCCGGCACCTTCCTTTCAAAGTCCGCCACCGCCTTATCCATCCCGCTCCATCCTACACCCACTGCGACCAGCCCGGAAACATCACGGCCAAGCTTTCCACCCGCTGCGCATCCTCCATCAGCTTGCGCACGTGCGTTGGCACGCTAAGCATGTCGCCACCGTCGTAGCCGCGCAGCTTCGCGTCGATGCGGGCAAGTGTGcgggcggcgtcggcgctgctgccgtgcgtgcgcaccggcgcaggCTGCCGTGTGTTACTCTCCTGCGGcacggcaccagcgccggTGACGCCGGTGTCGGCGCCCATTATGTGATTCGCGTGCGTTGGCGAGCCGATGGCCCAGCGCGCCAAGGGATCGTGCATGATGGAGCTCAATATCGTGCGAATCAGCTCGCGCTTGCCGCGCAGCAAGTGCATCGCTGCCTCCGCACACGGGCGCAGGCTTCCCTCCGTGCCACGCACACCGAGGCCATCGATCATGTTGCGTGTGAGCCGAAACGGAACAAGCTCCGGTACAGGCAGCAGCTTGTTTTGATCGAAGGCGATGCCGAGATCAATGTGCACCACTTCCGCCGTTCCCTTGTGCAGGAGTATGTTGTTGATGTGCCGATCGCCCAGCCCGACAGTGTAGCCGACGATGCTCGACGCTGCAACGCTGCGGGTGAAGGTTTGCTGCCGATCCACCCACACCTGGGCGGACAGGTACTCCTCCAAGAAAAAGTAGTGCAGGGCAGGTGTGAACTGCGCGTACAGGCTCAAGAGCACCTGGCATTTGCGGCTATGCGGCGCGTTCTGCAGCTGGATTCGGCACTCCCGCGTGTTCGGCTCGCCCGGGAAGTACCGCTCATGAGCGCCGGGCATTTCCTCCTTGCCGGTATAGCGGCCCGTCAGGTACTCGCCGAGTGGGATGGTGTGTTCCACCCACTGCAGGATGCCGGCCGTCGGAGCCAGCGGCACAATCGTGAAGGTGCGAatctgcagcggccgcgtcgcggaGCGTCGACGAAACAGACGATTCGCGGTGGCAAACACCTGCTCAATGAGCGCGTCCTGCCTCAGGTCGTCGCCAGCCTTTAGCAGCTGCCGGACGACCGTGCCATCGCTCAGCTcgcactgcagcaccttTGGCACGTTCACACCACCAGGCGTCGTGAAGTAGTTGCGGTACCGCATCACATGCGGCACCGCGAGCGCGTCCCCTCCAGCGACGGCCGGTGTAACGAAGGGATCCACGGAGCTGGGCGGGGGGATGGCAAGATTACACGCGTCCTTGATCAGCATGAAGTCTTTGCAAATCGCGTGGCGCTTCCCCacctgcgccgtggcggcactGCGGTCAAACGCAAGCTCCAGGTATGCCGagctcagcagctgcgcatgccGGATCTGGGTCGACAGTAGTGCGGCGGTCGAGGCGCTGTGGCCAGCGCGACTTGAAGCGTTCGCGGTGCTCTGTGCGGAGGCCAGTCCGGCGAGGAGctgacgcgccgccgtgatCTTCGCCTCGTCCACGTTGTGCAGCGTGTTGACATCTCGCGATTTGGCGAACGTGTGGCCGTGGTAGAGGGCTAGCAGCGGCCACACAACGTGCATCGGGTAGTCCCGTGCGAGCCGGGCAACAAGGAAAGCCAGCCGCTCGCCCTCGTGCTGGCCACCTAACTGCGCCGTCAGCTGCCCCGCCAGCGGCACAAAGACGGCCGTCGGAATTCGCTCGACGGCCTTGTCGAGTACTTTGCTCAGtacctcgccgccgccctgctCCATGTCGGCGGCGTTCACCCAGAGCTCCACAAACCCGAAGACGGCATGCAAAACGTCTTCCTCGTGGTCCACTGGCAGGCACTTCACCTCCGACAGAGCGGCCGCGCCTCGATGGGTGCGCTCGGTGACGCCGCGAGCTGCGCCCTGCTGCGCCACTTGGTTAAACTGCAGAAAACGCGAGTAGGCGttgatggcgctgcggcggtacAGCCCAAAATTGGACTTCTCACTCTGCCACTCGTCTTCAAGGCGCTTGATGTCGCCAGCAAGCTCACGAATACGTCGCCGTATGACGCGCAGTTGGTCTTCGCTGAGGATCACGGTTGGCGCGGCCCCAGCAGCCActcccgctgccgcatcaGCGACGGCAGAGCGACCGCGCGCTTCTCTCAGAGGTGCCACGCCAGCAATGTTCACCAGTgcgggcagcaccgccgtaGTCGTGGCTCCCGTCGTCGCATCGAGCTCCGCCACACCGGGCGGGCGGTGAAGTGGTGCGGCAGCCCGTCCCGTGctcggccgcgtcgccgcctccagctgcgcttcCAGGTCCTCCTTGAGCCGCTTCGACTCCTCCACGCTCTCGCAGAGCTGCTGATGCTCGTGGCTTGTCAATCGCGCAGCGATGTCGTCGGCGAGTGTGTGGCACAGACGCGCTAACAGGaagctgcaggcgccgctgctgtcagaagccgccgcgcgcgagagaAACGGATCACGTACAAGCtgcgagggcggcagcagccggagTTCCCCGTGCCACACCATCAGCTGCTGGATCACACGCGGCTCCTGTGGGGCATGCCAAGGTGCGGTACGCGGTGGGGCGACATTACAGTGGGCGAGGCTTGCCTCcccgcgtgccgccgcggcggccggctGAAGAAGCGCTAGGGCCTCCTGCCATCTGCCGAGGCCGTAGGCAACCTGTGCCGTGCGGAGTACCAGGTCCAGTTGTCGCGCGCGTTCTCGCACCTCTGCCGCGACAGTACCAACGatcgccggcgacggcgatgcctgCTCACCTTCGCCGCCCGTGCCTtccgcgtgctgctcttTCCAGTCACGCAGCCAacggtgcgccgcggccgcatctcgattcagcagcgcctgctctGTCGCCCCGAGCACAAATCGGTACCAGCCTTCGCGGTCGCCGTAGACCTGGCACAGCGCATGGCGTACGGAGTCGAGCAGCTCCCTGGAGGCGTAGTCGACAGTGCTCGGCACCCGCGCAGTCGGCAACTCGGCAGCGTCCAAGCCTGATCCTCGCGCTACCGAGTCGCCACGCAGGCTCCGAAGCCACGTGGGCAGCTCGACTACTCGGTCGCCTTGCTTCCACTtcggcgcggcaccgcggccgcgcgaTGGTTTCCCTGCTTTGCCCTTCCTCGCGGCTGCATCGGCTGCTAAGAAGCGCGCCGCGCAGTCACGCACTTCATggagcgcctctgccgccatGACGGTCGTCACGAAGGTAGTAGGAGACAGTTGCTGACGAAGGGCCGactcggcgcggcgcacgtgctgcatgctcagcagcggctgcccaTTTGTGAGAGTAATAAAAGCGCTGAGAAGGTGAACGTAAAACCTCCCCGCTGACGCGGGCATCAACGACGCGCCACAGGATTCTGGTGTCGCCGTGTTCCCGCGTAGCGAAAGGCGGTCTAGTACTGCGCGGGGCACGCACTCGGATGAACAGCTTCCGGGGCAGTCGCcagcgacgccaccgccacaggACCACCGCCCGCACTTCCAGGCGGCCTCAGCGAGCAAGGCCTGTAGCGATGCCTCGTGTGCGGGCGTCCACGACGACAACATATCGGTgttgccagcagcagcgtcgatcGCTTCGCCGGCTGCACCTGTCAAGAACACCTCCGGCCCCAGTTCCGTTGTGCCCCTGCCGGCCGCGCGCCCTGGGGCACTGCAAGCACATACGGAGTCGTCCGCGACGCCGCGTTCCGCAGCGCCACTGTCGCTGCGATGCCGCACCGCGGCTTCCCATCGCCGCTCGGCCGGTTGCAGACTCAATAAAACGTCCAACGCCGTGGAGGGGAagccgtgctggaggagaagcgccgcaCGCTGTAAGTGTGCGGCCCATGGGTCGggccgccgctcctgcacCTCACCCGTCAGCGCGACACTGGGTCTTGCAACTTCGACAGTTGCACCGCCGAGTCCGCTATCAGCCGCCGCACTAGCACGTGGCACGTCACTGCCCCACAGCCTGCCGCTGGCATGATGggtctcgctctcctccaaGAGGCGCATCTCGTCCAGCCAGGCAGCCGTGGCggaaggtgcagcagctAGACTGTCGTCCGCCCCGCTGGCGACCGACGTTGTGGGCGTGACGCCACTTTCGCGGTATCCCGCGACTCGGCGAATGGCACGACCACTGGACCGGCCACGTGCCGAGCCGAGGAGGCTCGCGCTGAGGGCAGATCCGCTGCCCACCCAGGAACACCACTtcgcaccgtcgccgtgcgGTTGAGCGCTCGTGACGGACTGCAGCCGCATCATGAGCGACACCCCCACGACATCATCCAGCTCCAACTGTCCCTGCACCGACGCGTACAAGTCGAAGATGTCCTCCGCAAACGACCGAGTCTGCCGCCGTACAGCGTCGTGGCGGTCGCGGgcgcggccaccgctgcgggTTGCGCCAGCACCGACTGTGTGCGTCACGGATGCGGCGGAGGGGTAGTCGCCCGGCCTGGCAAACGGAAACAGTATCGAGTAGGGTGTGCTTGACATGGCTAGCACCGCTTctccggcgccggcaccatCGCGAAGCATCACAGCCGACAGCGTCGTTTCCGACTCCCCGcagagcgccgcagcgcctgtgcgtgGCCCGTAAAGCGACTCGCCGCTGAGTTGGGAGAACAGGAGGGCGAGGTGCGGCTCGCCTACTCGCACCGCGGCACGAGCAAGGCGCGCGGCGGGGATGTCGCTGAGCCAGTAGCACTCGCCCATGTCCTGCAAGGATGGCACAGAACCGAGGATCGATGGCCATGGAGCCACCTCGGCccgtgcgccgtcgcctgcagcagctgctgctgctgcagagaaAGACGAGGTCGCTTTGGCGCGGccagccgacgccgccgttgctcCCTTGAGGCCGCGCTGGCGCGTGGACCGAAGCAGGACCGCATGGCACTGCTCAAGGACATGGAGAAAAAGACGTGCAGTGTGCGCGCAGCGCTCCGCCTGCTGAAAGACGTACCGATCCAGCTGTCTACTCCACTCCTGTCGCACTACGCGCTGCCCTTCGCTCTCGCGCAGGCACAGTgcatgcagcagcacagggagaagcagctgctccgcaaTGCGCACATCGCTGCCTGCGCTGTCGCATGCCGCGTGCACGCCATCAAGGTCGCAGGCAGGTGATCCAGCCGATGATGTTGGCACCGCTGTAGGGCCCTCAGCAGTCCTCAACTCCGCCATCAGCAGAGGCACCAGTGCGGCCCACAGTAGACTCTTCTTCAGCATACCGTAGGTATTGGCAGCGGCCAGCACGAAGCGGCAGAGAAACGCGCGCTGGTTCGGTGGACACTGCCGTAGCGGTGCCCACACAGACGGGCTCCTGAGATgggtgtcggcggcggcgcctcgcgTGCCGAAGGTGGCACGCTGTCGACATGACCgtgagccgcagctgccgctacGCGTCACCCACGAAAGACGCCGTTGAAGGCAGTAGCACACGCGTGCTTTCGGAGACGGCATCTGGTCACCGCCACTCGCCCCGACAagctcgccggcggcggcggcggcggatggcccggtgagctgctgccgccacgcgctCGCCACGAGCTGTGCAACGGCCTCGTCAAAGCACGACGGCGGCTCTGCCGGCCTCGGCGGCTCCGCCCCGTCCGCCCCGTCCGGGCCCGACGCGATGCAcagcacccacgcacgcagcgcgcacatgcCCAGCTCCGAGGCGTCTGCATCACCGCACCAGACGAGTTGCTcgagcgtgcgcagctgatGCGCGTACGCTTGCGCGAGCATTCCCGCAACGATCCCTTCCGCAGTTTGGTTGCTTGGCAAGCCGTCGTCTGTTAGCGCCGACTCGCTCGCCGCAAGG containing:
- a CDS encoding exportin T (tRNA exportin)-like protein, coding for MPRTENFTEALQLTHNFDPSVSHSARLEAERYLMDLRESAEGLKLSFHIISNEAVDELRCFWAFNTVMHHLPMLAATVDAEQAQEFYHTLLSFIHRYLFASPTVTPIDYVVNKHAQMMVVGLQLFYPARWQSIFDDLFEMLDRRPTSPYLPTADLVTIYVLRIFEYIDERVVCVRDRQERGKQQQARDMELKDAMRERVLPKAADMWYNILLSDARARNPDMARLCLSVMQTYIEWADVNLFMTENWIHLLHFLLTVPPLQVAACECLLSLVEKKQLPGIKMRSLRALSVVDSVPRMMSLFELPPPSEAAVLFMEAAAKFAVAVAGQFLSLLDTCASLAQQQPATRSAATVEVSGVVLRDEPFTVTADLLDGLAGALHAVVGQVILVLQLNLFDVHDALLPFLQVYLKSAYLLESEAVELLATLFHQTRIPGVAYDENRIWDDTVIDQRKTLHNLLRLLHRRRPDLVMSHLHSLLLTGLSRLSEGGGATRASTAKDDADFTDPEVVEAALRYLYEIGESLRLENLKDPNDTITQLLQRVLTTEAVVSGEATCVHLAFFEVLGRYYLFFTYRPEFIPLLLQRLLLQPCGVMSRSDRVRARICYLFGYLLQLLKSQLGAYAADMVNALHSIVTTAPQLQPGDRRELYEAIGILLSICSEEASPALDGSSSEALRLLTASASMDDYGAAVVTSAVLAEVAPLLGRKAELVHTVVGSALHSLQQASASCAGMNGGAAGGSGHAAARSVAAAERAVADVISFLSALAKGLGSTESSSGAGSAAGSGASNGLASSPNGFVPGQWRMGTNPNASGVAVDGPLAACGAPSDAPLSTSSAMSATGLLVAQMFLHVTQRVMEVANQMAGSAVLRDAVGQFFHQLINTLPYEMLRPYIEDYVTVCLNWMEAVPELSKLLRLMFQYANKAGNRGVLSVARLTSLLWHRLCAVGELSEASPVVCMGVVSESARERVNVYKQFFTFLFSVSTWGCVAAFALMPSACWMSILRQLCYALTLPTELELPKSALQVLEKLTQELTDPVVAQAVAQYSSATDVVDAATAQRNQQVFSECLLQEALPTAFGALADPSFDLDDAKNFLLLGEVLQLFRVLVARYGEPAMQVLYERVAPYVGEATAMECCTVIRDQPRVNAALKVKMKQLLSRVHESQRRTPANPLT